From a single Sorghum bicolor cultivar BTx623 chromosome 5, Sorghum_bicolor_NCBIv3, whole genome shotgun sequence genomic region:
- the LOC8073613 gene encoding uncharacterized protein LOC8073613: MPSVANALAADEAIDFSVIKTLVDLSPEYLIGAPDSVRERVALRGLEKHGTFTDAAEGAAAVAPPPSKILRVDAVCSCKDLLVELTEQVGSSGIRDIIMPFRQDIQNFICIKKPTLPESSLEFLREVDPDIQSMAASSSVEQNGIKKHDNHQSLCNVHHLNSNIDTPRPTIASTELQPGNLTNLVNNLEKGNFKQCPVESTVDLDKPLETDRRTW; this comes from the exons ATGCCCTCGGTCGCTAATGCCCTCGCTGCCGATGAGGCCATCGATTTCTCCGTAATAAAGA CGCTGGTGGACCTCTCGCCTGAGTACCTCATCGGCGCCCCAGATTCCGTGCGGGAGCGGGTGGCGCTCCGGGGCCTCGAGAAGCATGGAACCTTCACCGACGCCGCCGAAGGTGCTGCTGCAGTGGCGCCACCTCCGTCGAAGATTCTTAGGGTTGACGCCGTCTGCTCTTGCAAGGACTTGCTGGTTGAGCTCACCGAGCAG GTTGGAAGCTCTGGAATTCGGGATATAATTATGCCTTTTAGACAAGATATTCAAAACTTTATTTGTATCAAGAAACCTACACTACCAGAGTCTTCTTTGGAATTT CTTAGAGAAGTGGACCCAGATATCCAATCTATGGCTGCATCATCATCAGTGGAGCAGAATGGTATCAAGAAACACGACAATCATCAGTCCTTATGCAATGTCCACCATCTTAACTCCAATATTGATACACCTAGGCCCACTATTGCCAGTACTGAGCTTCAGCCTGGGAATTTAACAAATTTAGTCAACAACCTTGAAAAAGGTAATTTCAAGCAGTGTCCAGTCGAATCAACTGTTGATCTTGATAAGCCACTTGAAACAGACAGAAGGACCTGGTGA